In Sphingobacteriaceae bacterium, the sequence CATTGGGTTTGCTGGTCATGGCTTACGGCACGCCGGCCACCGAAGAAGACATCGAGCCCTATTTCCGGCACATCTTGGGCGGGCGGGAGCCGTCCCCCGAGGCGGTGGCCGACCTGAAGCGCCGGTATCAAATCATCGGCGGCACCTCGCCCTTGACGGAGATCACCGAGGCCCAAGCCGAGGGCATCGCCCGGCACCTGCAAACCCTGGTGCAACGGGAAGTTCGGCCTTACGTGGGGATGAAGCACGCGGCGCCCTTCATCGCCGAGGCCGTCCAGCGCATGCTGGACGACGGCATCCGGGAAGCCGTGGCCCTGGTGATGGCGCCCCAGTATTCCGTCATGAGCATCGGCGGCTATTACAAAGAGGTGGACAAGGCCCTGGCGGACCAGGGCGACCGGGGAGCGGGGCTGACCCTGCACCGGGTGGAGCACTGGCATACCCACCCCGGGTTCATCGCCGCCATGGCCCGTCGCCTGAGGGCGGCCCTGGCCGGGCTGGAGACCCAGGACCCCGACCGGGTGATGGTCATCTTCACCGCCCACAGCCTGCCGGCCCGGCTGGCGGAGACCGACGACCCCTATCCCCGCCACCTGCAGGAAAGCGCCGCGGCGGCGGCGGAGGCGGCCGGCCTGAAGCACTGGCAGGTGGCCTACCAGAGCGCCGGCAGCACCAACATCCCCTGGCTGGGCCCCGACATCTGCGAAGTGATTCCCCAGCTGCCGGACCTGGGAATGAAAGCGGTGGTGGCCTGCCCCATCGGCTTCACCGCCGACCACTTGGAGATTTTTTACGACCTGGATGTGGAGGCCCGGGATGAGGCCCAGGCAGCGGGCCTGGAGTTCGCCCGCACCGAGTCCTTGAACGCGGCGGAAGATTTCGTCCAGGCCCTGGCCGAGGTGGCTGCCGCCGCCTTGCCCGGGCAAGAGGTCCGGCGCCCGTGAGCACCGTCCGGGTGGCGGTCGTGGGCGGGGGCATCACCGGCCTGGCGGCTGCCTTGGAACTGGAAGCCCTGGCGGCGGAGGCCGGGGCTCCCCTGGCTATAACCCTTTTCGAAAGCGACGGCCGCCTGGGGGGCAAGGTGCAGACCGATACCCCCGGCGACTTGATCATCGAGCAGGGCCCCGATTCCATGGTCCGGCAGAAGCCTTGGGGCGTGGACCTGGCCCGGCGCCTGGGCCTGGAATCCCTGCTGGTGGAGACCGCTCCCCAAGGCCGGCGGGTCTACATGGCCGAAGGGGAACGGCTCTGGTCGCTGCCCCCCGGCTGGGTGCTGGGGGTGCCCACCACGCCCTTGAGCCTGTGGCAGGCGCCCCTGCTGTCGTGGCCCGGCAAGGTGCGGGCGGCCCGGGAGCCCTTGGTGCCCCCCGCCACTGACCAGGGTGACGAATCATTGGGGGATTTTCTCGCCCGCCGGCTGGGGGCGGAAACGGCCCGCAAGATCGCCGGGCCCATCCTGGCCTCCATCGCCGCCGGCCACGCCGGGGACTTGAGCCTCCAGGCCACCTTTCCCCAGTTGGCCCGGCTGGAGCGGGAGCACGGCAGCCTGGTGGAAGGCCTGCGCCGGCAGCGGGCCCGGGCCGGAACGGGCGGCCAGGCCGGCCCTTCCCCCTCCCCTTTCGTCACCTTGTCGAGGGGCTTGGCCGCCATGCCGGCGGCCGCCGCCCGGTCCCTGCGGGCGACCCGGCTGCTGCTCAACACCCCCGTCACCGCCGTGGCCCCCACGGCCGGGGGCTGGCGGCTCACCTCCGGCGGCAGCACGGACACTTTCGCCGGGGTCGTCATGGCGGTGCCGGGCTTCGCCGCCGCCCGCCTTTTGGAGGGCCTGCCGGAAGTGGCCGATCCTTTGGCGGCCATCCCTTACGCCGACACGGCGGTGGTGGCCTTGGCCTTCCGGCGGTCCGGGGTGTCCCATCCCTTGGACGGCAGCGGCTTCCTCGTTCCCGAAACCGAAGAACGCACCATCACCGGCTGCACGTGGCTGTCCAGCAAGTGGCCCCACACGACCCCCCAAGGCACGGTGCTGGTCCGCTCCTTCGTGGGCCGCATGGGCACCCGGGAAGCCCTGGCCCTGCCCGATGAAGAGCTGGTGGAGGCGGTCCTGGCCGATCTGAAAGTTTTCCTGGGCATTACCGAGGAGCCTGTTTTGAGCAGGGTTTACCGCTGGCCCCGGGGCATGCCCCAATATGTGGTGGGCCACCTGGAGCGGGTGCAGGCCGTCCGGGATGCCGCCGCCGGGCTGCCGGGCCTGGAGCCGGCCGGCGCCGCCCTGGAGGGCGTGGGCATCCCCGACTGCATCCGCCAGGGACAGGAGGCGGCCCGCCGCTTGGCCGCCCACCTATGGCCCCAAAGGAAACAGCCCCAACCGGAGCAAAGGATGTGATGGAATGTCCCGTGACCGCTTCCTGAAGGCGTGTCGCCGGGAACCGGTGGACAAGACGCCCGTCTGGTTCATGCGCCAGGCAGGCCGCATCTTCCCCCAGTACCGCGCCTTGCGGGAAAAGTATGATTTCCTCACCATGTGCCGCACCCCGGAACTGGCGGCCCAGGTGACCTTGCTTCCCATCGAGCATCTGGAAGTGGATGCGGCCATCATCTTTGCCGACATCATGCTGCCCCTGGAAGGCTTGGGGGTGGACTTCAACATCGAGCCCACCGTGGGCCCGGTGATGGCCCAGCCCATCCGGGATGAGGAGGCCGTGGCCCGCCTGCGGCAGTACGATCCCCGGGAAGTCCACGATTACTTGATGCAGGCCATCGCCCTGGTCAAGAAGGAGTTGGCGGGGCTGCCCCTCATCGGCTTCGCCGGGGCGCCCTTCACCCTGGCCTGCTACATGATCGAAGGCCGCCCCTCCCGGGAGTTCACCCGGGCCCGCCAGTTGATGTTCGCCCGCCCTGACCTGTGGCACCGGCTGATGTCCACCTTGAGCGACAACATCGCCGAGTACATGGCGGCCCAAGCGGAAGCCGGCGCCCAGGCCCTGCAGTTGTTCGACAGCTGGGTGGGCGTCTTGTCGCCGTGGGACTACGAGCAGTTCGTGCTGCCCTATTCGCGCCGCATCTTCCGGCATCTCCGGGAGACCCATCCTGAGGTGCCCTTGATCCACTTCGGCACCGGCACCGCCACCCTGCTCCCCTTGATGGCGGCGGCGGGCCCCGATGTGGTGGGGGTGGATTGGCGCATCGGCTTGGACAAGGCCTGGGATCTGGTAGGTCCCCAGGTGGGCGTCCAGGGCAATTTGGACCCGGCGGTGCTGCTGGGCTCCGAGGCGGCGGTGGACCAGGCGGTCCAGCGGGTGCTGGCGGCCGCCGCCGGTCGCCCGGGTCACATCTTCAACCTGGGTCACGGTGTGCTGCCCGACACCCCGGTGGAAGTGCTGCAGCGGGTCATCCACCAAGTTCACATGCACCCTTTGGACAAGCCCACATAAACTATGCCAGGCCGCCCCTGGGTAACCGACACCGCCGTCGGCACGGCTCTTCCCCTCTCCTGCCAAGGCCC encodes:
- the hemH gene encoding ferrochelatase; translation: MTDTAPLGLLVMAYGTPATEEDIEPYFRHILGGREPSPEAVADLKRRYQIIGGTSPLTEITEAQAEGIARHLQTLVQREVRPYVGMKHAAPFIAEAVQRMLDDGIREAVALVMAPQYSVMSIGGYYKEVDKALADQGDRGAGLTLHRVEHWHTHPGFIAAMARRLRAALAGLETQDPDRVMVIFTAHSLPARLAETDDPYPRHLQESAAAAAEAAGLKHWQVAYQSAGSTNIPWLGPDICEVIPQLPDLGMKAVVACPIGFTADHLEIFYDLDVEARDEAQAAGLEFARTESLNAAEDFVQALAEVAAAALPGQEVRRP
- the hemG gene encoding protoporphyrinogen oxidase → MSTVRVAVVGGGITGLAAALELEALAAEAGAPLAITLFESDGRLGGKVQTDTPGDLIIEQGPDSMVRQKPWGVDLARRLGLESLLVETAPQGRRVYMAEGERLWSLPPGWVLGVPTTPLSLWQAPLLSWPGKVRAAREPLVPPATDQGDESLGDFLARRLGAETARKIAGPILASIAAGHAGDLSLQATFPQLARLEREHGSLVEGLRRQRARAGTGGQAGPSPSPFVTLSRGLAAMPAAAARSLRATRLLLNTPVTAVAPTAGGWRLTSGGSTDTFAGVVMAVPGFAAARLLEGLPEVADPLAAIPYADTAVVALAFRRSGVSHPLDGSGFLVPETEERTITGCTWLSSKWPHTTPQGTVLVRSFVGRMGTREALALPDEELVEAVLADLKVFLGITEEPVLSRVYRWPRGMPQYVVGHLERVQAVRDAAAGLPGLEPAGAALEGVGIPDCIRQGQEAARRLAAHLWPQRKQPQPEQRM
- the hemE gene encoding uroporphyrinogen decarboxylase; protein product: MSRDRFLKACRREPVDKTPVWFMRQAGRIFPQYRALREKYDFLTMCRTPELAAQVTLLPIEHLEVDAAIIFADIMLPLEGLGVDFNIEPTVGPVMAQPIRDEEAVARLRQYDPREVHDYLMQAIALVKKELAGLPLIGFAGAPFTLACYMIEGRPSREFTRARQLMFARPDLWHRLMSTLSDNIAEYMAAQAEAGAQALQLFDSWVGVLSPWDYEQFVLPYSRRIFRHLRETHPEVPLIHFGTGTATLLPLMAAAGPDVVGVDWRIGLDKAWDLVGPQVGVQGNLDPAVLLGSEAAVDQAVQRVLAAAAGRPGHIFNLGHGVLPDTPVEVLQRVIHQVHMHPLDKPT